The genomic interval GATGGTTCTGAAATGGCAAATGCGACTTATTTTAGAAGTCTGGTTAGTGGTTTGAACTACTTGTCTCATACAAGGCTAGACATTGCTTTCTCTGTCGGCGTCGTATCTAGATTTATGCACAATCCAAGCAAACTTCACCTTGGAGCTGCAAAGAGAATATTGAGATATATTGCAGGGACATTAGAACATGGAATTTGGTATTCTAAGGTAACAAATTTCACATTAACTGGTTTTACTGATAGTGACTATGAGAGCACATCTGGTTTCTTATTTAATCTCGGATTCGAAGCAATTTCATGGAGTTCAAAGAAGCAGGAAGTGGTGGCCTTATCAACTTCGGAGGCTGAGTATATTGCAACAACTTCAGCAGCCTGTCAAACAGTTTGGTTAAGGAGACTTGTTGCAGATTTTAATCAGAAACCAGCTGGTGCGACCAGATTTTTTGCGACGATAGATCTACTATTGCGATGATGAAGAAGCCAGCTTTCCACAGCAGAACAAAGCACATAGATGTTCGCTATCACTATATTCGAAGTCTTGTTTCTACTGGagaaattatttta from Capsicum annuum cultivar UCD-10X-F1 unplaced genomic scaffold, UCD10Xv1.1 ctg54319, whole genome shotgun sequence carries:
- the LOC124893129 gene encoding uncharacterized mitochondrial protein AtMg00810-like; translated protein: MRNFEMSDLGMLHYFLGLEVKQEVDGIFLSQRKYATDLLKRFNMVNCNVATTPMNINEKLCRDDGSEMANATYFRSLVSGLNYLSHTRLDIAFSVGVVSRFMHNPSKLHLGAAKRILRYIAGTLEHGIWYSKVTNFTLTGFTDSDYESTSGFLFNLGFEAISWSSKKQEVVALSTSEAEYIATTSAACQTVWLRRLVADFNQKPAGATRFFATIDLLLR